In Shewanella psychrotolerans, the genomic stretch ACACCGAATGATGTCCTATTATCCTTGGCCATCGGACGAGCAGCGCTTTAGAGAAGAGCTACTTAATAAAAATCAGTTCCAACTCGCGACGCCAGCGATGAATCCTCAGCGCAGCGTGTTTTGGAGTCCGGCCTATGTCGAACCGACCGCTAAAGGGTTACTAACCACCCTAGGTGTGCCCATCTACCTTGAAGATGAATTTATCGGTTCGATTAACTTAGATATGACCCTGTCATCGCTTGCTAAGCAGATCCGCCTCTATTTCAAAATGCCTGGCACAGTGATTTTGCTCGATCAGCAAAACAACATTTTGTCCGACAGTGACATTGATACCGCTGATATCAGCCGGGTTTATCATATCAGCCAGAAGATCCCCTCGGCGTTGCACTCAGTGCCCGAGTCAGAGTTGTTTGATGCCCACGAAGGGATCATGCGTAACGGCTACTATATTCACTCAGTGGCACTGCAAAATGCCCCGTGGCGTTTGCTCTATTTGCAAGATGAAAATGAGCTATTTAAAGACTCGTGGGAAAAATTAGAGTTAACCTTCTTGCTGGTGGTGATAGCGCTATCTGTGTTGGTGACCATAGTACATTGGCAGACGCGGCGTTCGTTTGTAAATCCGGCATCACGTTTACTTTCTCACCTTGAGGGGTGTTCACAGGAGCCTCGTAAGCCACCAGAGAAGATCACTAAAGGATGGGAGCCTTGGTTCCAGTTGGTTAGCCGTATTTTTGAGGAGAACCAGCAATATACTCGTCACCTTGCAGAGCAAAACCGCCGCCTCGATAAGCTGGTGGCTCGTCGCACCGAGCGACTAAAAGAGACCACTGAGCGACGGGAGCGGGAATATGCCCTGCTACGTTCACTGCTCGATTCCATTCCTGAGGCGATTCTTTTTAAAGATAAAGAGGGTAAATACTTAGGTTGTAATAAGTCTGCCGAACGTATGCTGGGTTTCACCGAGAGTGAGATGATTGGTCAAGATTCTTTGTCAATGACGACCAATGAGCAATCTATCCGCATTCGCGCCGAAGATGAACGTGTATTGTCTGAACGCACGCCACTGCGATATCAAGAGAAAGTGGAACTTGCTGGAAAACCTGTACTGCTCGATACCCTCAAAATTCCGTTTTACAACCGTCGCGGTGAACTATTAGGTTTGATTGCCGTATGGCGTGATGTGACCCGTGAATATGAATCTGCCGAGCAGCTACGTCTTTCTGAAGAGCGTTATCATCTCGCGATGGATGCGGTAGAAGATGGCCTATGGGATTGGTATTTAGATTCGGAACAGATCATCTGTAACCCTGCCTACTACTCTATGCTGGGCTATAAGACCAATGAGTTCCCAGCGTTAGTTTCGACTATCGATGAGCTTATTCATCCCGATGATCGTATCCGCGTGGAAGAGTATCGTGAGCAGTATTTAGCCGATCCAGTTGGCGCCTACGAAATCGAATTTAGGATGCGTGGCAAGAACGGCCTCTATCACTGGGTGCTTAGTCGTGGTCGAGTGGTCGAGTTCACTGATGACAACCAGCCTAAACGTATGTTGGGTACTCACAAGGATATTACCCGTCATAAGAGTAACGAAGTCGCGCTGTTAGAAGCCAAGCAGGATGCGGAATCGGCTAACCTGTATAAGAGTGAATTTTTGGCGAATATGAGCCACGAGATCCGCACGCCAATGAACGCCATTATTGGTATGTTGCAGTTAGCTAGTCGGACATCGCTTACTGCGCAGCAGGCTGACTATCTCGATAAAGCGGGATTCTCAGCGCAATCATTACTGCGAATTATCAATGATATTCTCGATTTCTCTAAGATTGAGGCTGGTAAGCTTGAACTCGAACGGGTTGCCTTCCCGCTCGACAAAGTGCTGGATCATGCGCTCGATCTTAATGCGCTCAAAGCCCAAGAGAAAGGGGTCGAGCTACTGCTATATGCACCAGTCACTGCGGGATTGATCCTCGAAGGCGATCCGCTACGTCTAGGGCAAGTGTTAATCAATATGCTCAGTAATGCGGTCAAGTTTACTCAGCATGGTGAGATTGAACTGGGCTGCGAAGATGTGGGTGAGCGTGATCATCGAATTACTTTGAAATTCTGGGTTCGTGATACCGGTATTGGTATTAGCAAAGAGCAACAAGAGAGCCTGTTTGATGCGTTCGCTCAAGCTGACGGTTCCACCACCCGTAAATATGGGGGAACAGGGCTGGGCTTGTCTATTAGTAAGCATCTGGTCTCCATGATGGGCGGTACGATGCAGGTTGAGAGTGAGCTCGGTGTTGGTAGTACCTTTAGCTTTACGATTAGCTTTGAAATTGCTGAAGAAGCCGAAGTGAAGAAACTGGTGGTTCCTGAAGTTCTAGGGGAACTGAGAACCTTAGTCGTGGACGATAATCCTACCGCGTTACAGATCTATTCCAGTGCGATGCGAGATTTTCACTTCGATGTTGAAACGGCCGCGAGTGGCGCCGAGGCGTTATACAAACTGGGTCGTCGCTCTGTTGATCTGCTCTTGTTAGACTGGATGATGCCTGAAATGGATGGCATTGAAGTGATTAAAGAGCTGGATATGATGGTAGCCGATGGCCGTCTAGATAAACGCCCCGTGATCATCATGATGACCGCCTACGCATCTGAGCCGCTTAAAGATGATTTAGATGATCTTGATATCTATGCCATGTTACAAAAGCCCTTTAAAGCCTCGGCATTGTTCGATGAGATCATCTCCGCCTTTGTGGATAAACCTAAGCTTAATCCTGCCCTTGAATTGGCCAAGGAGCCAGCCAAAGAGCGTGACAGTCAAGTGTCAGGTTTAATCCTATTGGTTGAGGATAATTTTATTAACCAGCAAGTTGCGACAGAGCTACTGAAAAGTGCGGGTTACGAAGTTGATGTGGCTGAAAACGGTCAAGTGGCGTTAACTATGGTTGATAAGGGAGACTATGACGCGGTATTGATGGATATTCAAATGCCAGTGATGGACGGTTTAACCGCAACAAAAGAGCTGCGTAAGCGTTATTCTCAACAGCAATTACCTGTGATCGCTATGACAGCCCATGCAATGTCGGGTGACAAAGAAAAGAGTTTGGCGGCTGGCATGAATGCTCATATTACTAAGCCGATAGTATTAAATGAGTTGTTCGATACCCTTAGCCATTGGATTAACCAAAGTCGTTGATCTTGACTCAGTTGATAAAAAGGGAGCATTCGCTCCCTTTTTATTTAGCCATTATTTGCACTTGAGGCAGCGAAAATACCTGTTAAGCTAGGTTTTCGACTGGCTCATAAAAACAACAAACTGCCTAAATTAGGAGTACCCATGAAACCCTCTACACTTGCGTTGGCCGTCGCTCTAGCGATCCTTCCTACCGCCAACGTTATTGCTGCACCAGATAGTAGTGCTAAATTGATTAAAACGAGTCAATTATCTCAAGGGTTTATCAATCTATTTTATGAAAAACAGTCTGGCGACTTGTATCTCGAAGCCAACCGCTTAAATCAACCATTCTTGTTATTAACCAGCGTGCCTCATGGTGTTGGTTCCAATGATATCGGTTTAGACCGAGGCCAGCTTGGTGTCACCCGTATGGTGCAATTTGAGCGTCATGGTCCCTATCTTATTTTAAAGCAGCTCAATACCAAGTACCGTGCCAATACCGATAACTTTGCCGAGCAGCGTGCTGTTAAAGAAGCCTTTGCTGAATCCGTGCTTTGGCGTGGCAAGATTGTTGAGGGCCAGCGAGCTATCGTGTCGGTTAAGGATCTGGTCGTTAACGATCTTCATGGTGTTGGCGATGTGCTCCAATACACTAAGCAGGGCGATTATCGTCTAGATAAGGAGAGATCGTTTATTCTGCCTCAGGGAGTTAAATCCTTCGAGCGCAATAGCGACATTGACGTGCTATTAACCTTTAATAGCGCCAAGGCTGGAACTCAGCTTGCTCAGGTGACACCAGATGGAAAATACCTGTCGATACGCATGCGTTATTCGTTTGTACAGCTGCCCGATGATAACTATCAGCCTAGGGCATATCACCCTATGAGTGGTTACCTTTCTGACGATTATCTTGATTATGGTACGGCCATTAATCAAGACATTGTGAAACGCCATTTGCTGCGACATCGATTAGAAAAAGTGACACCCGGAGATGCGCCTTCTGAAGTGGTAAAACCGATTGTTTACTATCTCGATCCCGGCGTACCAGAACCGATCCGCAGCGCGTTACTTGAAGGTGCTCGTTGGTGGGAGGAAGCATTCACTAATGCAGGTTTTATCAATGGCTTTAAGGTTGAATTACTGCCAGAGGATGCCGATCCACAAGATATTCGCTATAACATGATCCAGTGGGTGCATCGTGCGACTCGGGGTTGGTCATACGGCAGCGCCATTGCCGATCCGCGCACAGGTGAGATCATTAAAGGTCATGTCACTTTAGGCAGTCAGCGAGTACGACAAGATCACCTTATCGCTCGTGGCCTAACGGCTGGATGGCAAGATAGAGATGCGGCCGAAGAGGCTGCTACGTCGTTATCGCTCGCGCGTATTCGTCAGCTTGCCGCCCATGAAGTCGGTCATACTTTAGGGCTAGATCATAACTTTGCCGCCTCAAGCAATGATAATGCATCAGTGATGGACTACCCCCATCCCAAGGCAACGCTAAATGGTGATAGCATCGATATTTCATCCCCCTATGATGAAGGTATTGGCCGCTGGGATAAGTTTACCGTTGCCTATGGTTATGGTCAGTACAGCCCTGAGCATCAATCCGAACAGCTTGCCAAACTCATGAGTGATGTGGAGTCTGAGGGATTGCGTTATATTGGCGAGGCCGACTCGCGCGCTCAAGGAGCAAGCCATGCTTATGCAAGTCTTTGGGATAATGGTCAAGATCCCGTTAGTGAGCTCGATCGTCTTGGGGCTGTGCGCGAGAAAGCCATCGAACAGTTCTCCGCATCTGCGTTGTTGGCTGATCAACCCTATGGCGAGTTGCGTGATGCTTTCGTGCCAATCTATTTGCTAACACGTTATCAAATCACCGCTGCAGCCAAGTTTATTGGCGGTAGTGATTACAGCTATAGAACCAATGATGCGGGTAGAGAGTGGCATTATATGGCGCCAGAGTTACAAAAAGAGGCGCTCGATAGTCTGTTACGCACCTTAAAGTCTAGTGCGTTGAACATTCCGACTAACGTGGTCGATGCATTAGTGCCTAAATCGGGTAATTATGGCGCGACAAGGGAAAGCTTTGTCGGTGCTACAGGAGTTATTGTAGATCCTGTAGGTATGGCTGAAGTGCTTAGCCGTCATACTTGTCAGCAACTACTCTCGCCAGCACGCTTAAACCGAGTCGAGCAGGGGTACTTGGCCGATAAAGAGCAGTTGTCGGTATTGAACTTAGTCGATCGATTATTGGGGGCGACACTCTATAGCGATATTCCTACTGGCTCCGAATTAGGCGTTTGGATGCGAGTTAATGCCGTGGTGTTAGAGCAACTGCTCAGTAGCTATCACAGTGACGATAGTTCCCCCGAAGTCAAAGCCCTGTTAGCGGATAGGTTAAATTATGTCTTGAAGCAATTGAGCCGTAAGGTTAAGCGCAGCAGCGCCTATGAGGCGGCACATTTTGAGTGGTTGCGCCAAGGCGTAGAGCAAGCGCTCGTCGACGCAAAGGTTAAACTTATTTCTAAGCCGCTACCGATGCCGCCGGGATCACCAATTTAACTGATAGCGATAAGCCCCTATTTGAAGGGGCTTTTTTAGTGTACTTTCGTGATAGAGAGCGCACCGAATGAAGAAAGTTTCTAGCGGTCTTCTTTTCAGGCTCTGAATGGTAGCCTACCATTAGCACCAACAGAGGTTCATTTTTACTTAAAGTCGAGGTTTGTTAGCTAGCCTGTTGTTTGTCCAATAGCTTACCAATACGATAAGCATCGATAATACCCACAAGCCAAGCTGCGATAAACGTAAAGGTCGCAATGTTAATCCACTGGCTATCATCGCCTGCAGGAACTTGGCTGATATGCTGGTAGATGACATTAACATCCAGCGGGATCTCGCCAGATAGGATGCGATCGGAGATCGCCTGTGCCCGTTCAACCGCTTTATATAACAGATATACCAAACCCGACAGGCTAATAAATGAAATAAGCGTGCCCGTGTTATAACGCTTAAGGTAGAAATGGCCGCTGCCCGGACAGATAAATGCTGACATTAGGGCGGCAATCATGGCTTTATTCATGGGGTTCTCTTTTGGGATGATTAATTAACCCGAGTTTAGGTTAACTATTCTAAGTCGATACGCCTAAGGCTGATTTTTAAGTGTTTGGCTTTGTTCACTAGCACAGGATCGGCATTGTCACCTTGCGCCGCCAGCTGGCTTTCGATACCCGTTAACTCTTGCACTAGCCAGCCACGAATCATCACATAATAGCGTGAGTTAGTGCCATAGTGAGCAATAATCTCAACCGATTTTGGAGAGGGCGAGTCAATGGCATCAGCCAGGGATTGCACCATAAAACCAATCTGCTGTTGAGTCGATAGCGTCTCATCATCCACAGCGCTAGCGGCTGTGCTAACTATGGCTAACAGTAATATCAAAGCGGCTTTCATCTTGGATCCTTATCGATTCGATACGTAAAATGTATCGCAAACTGGCGACTTAAGATAGTGACAATAATGGTGGGATTTTACTGCAGAAGGATAACAACGGAAGCCCAGCTCATATCGAGCTGGGCGCGCCGGGAAGCGTGATTTTGATTAATTTTGTTGTGTAGACCTCCCATTATTCGCTGGGCGGGAGATCCCGAATAACAAGGTATAGGCCACTGGCAAGACGATTAACGTCAGTACCGATGCAAACCCAAGGCCGAAGATAATGGTGATTGCCATTGAGCCGAAGAAGGCATCCGATAACAGTGGTATCATCCCCAGCATTGTGGTGATCGCCGCCATTAATACCGGTCTTACACGACTGACTGCCGAATCGATAACCGCCTGATAACCGATTTTACCTAAGCTGAGCTCTAGATTGATCTGATCGACCAATACAATGCCGTTTTTGATCACCATCCCAGTCAAACTAAGCAAGCCTAATAGTGCCATAAAGCTAAATGGCGCGTTTAATAGTAGTAAACCCGATACCACACCAATCAAAGAGAGTGGCACAGTAAACCAGATCACCAATGGCTGTCTTACCGAGTTAAACAGTAAGACGGTGATCAAGAACATAGCAAGGTAGCCAAGTGGAATTGAGCTAAATACCGAGACCTGAGCTTCGGTTGCCGTTTCGTACTCGCCGCCCCATTCGAGGGTGTAACCCGCAGGAAGGGGTAAGGCTTCTATTTGTGAGCGGATTTTTCTAAATACCGAGTCGGCAGTCTCATCGGTACCGTTGACTGGCTCAGCTAACACGGCAATCACACGTTTACGATCGCGGCGCATGATTAGCGGGTTTTCCCACTCGGTGCTGAAATCAGAGACGACTTGGCTGATGGGCACAAACACATTGTTGCCCGAACTCCATACTTGTAGCTCTGATATGCTATTCGCGTTAAAACGTTCACTCGCTGGTGCCCTAGCAATAATAGGTAACAGGTGACTGTTTTCACGATATAAGCCTATCTGTTTGCCACTGAAGTTAGTCAACAGCGCATTATCAAGATCTTGTTTGCTAACCCCTGTCTCTCTTGCCTGAGCTAGAGCCAATTGTGGACGAACCAGGGTGACCTGATTACGCCAATTATGCCTCACGCTGGTGGCGGTTGGTTCTGCTTTAAGAATATCGACCGCTTGTTGGGCGAGGTTTCTCAGCACTTGAGGATCTTCACCATAGAAACGTGCCTCAATCTTAGCCGCTGGACTGGGGCCATTTTCTAAGTATTTAAAGCGATATTCAGCCTCGGGATAACGGACACTCAAATCGCGCTCAAGTTTACGCATGTACTTATTGAGACTATCAAGATCTGTCATCTCTAATATCAGCTGGCCATAGGCTTTGTAGCCTTTTTCTGGCACATAAGGCAGTACGAAACGTTGTGCCCCTTGACCTAGAACCGTGGTGATATTAATCAGTCCACTATCTTGTTCAGCTTGCTCTGAAAGCAGGTCTTGCTCAATACGGCTAAGTTGTGCTTCGGTAGCCTTGATATCTGTGCCTTCTGGCATCCATACATCCACAAAAAACATCGGTGTATTAGACGATGGGAAGAACACATTTTTTACATGGCCCATACCGATCACCGAACCCACAAGAGCGATAATAACGACAATCAGGGTGAGAGCCCGAAAGCGCATTGCTAGGTTGAGTGTTAAACGGTAAAGGTTGAATAACCAGCCTTTATAGGGATCGCTTTCATTATTATCGTCGACGGGTATGCCATCTTTAAACATGATATTGCAAAAGAATGGAGTTAGCGTCATCGCTGTGATCCAGCTGATAAACAGTGAAATCAACAATACCAAGAATAATGAGATACAGAATTCACCAGACGCATTATCCGACAGACCAATCGGGGCAAAGGCCATGATAGCGATAATCGTCGCGCCGAGCAGTGGCCATTGAGTTTGACTGATCACTTGCTTAGCGGTTTCTAGGCGTGTTTGGCCGCGCTTGATCCCAATTAATATCCCCTCGGTGACTACAATGGCGTTATCTACCAACATACCCAAGGCGATAATGAGCGCACCTAATGAGATGATCTGCAGCTCAATATTGAGTACATTCATCATAATAAAGGTGCCGAGAATCGTCAGCAGCAGCACTAGTCCCATTAACAGACCCGAGCGAACGCCCATAAAGATCAGTAAC encodes the following:
- a CDS encoding response regulator; translation: MKSTEPDLQLKSPIQKNYNRAVFYTYIGVIIMALLTAWVFFERQKTQMMSQREELVERHVLQIDLLLESSIRAVKSLRNVAVDHLKLGELVRTERLPQYEKFNESGQFFTLEPSYATSGKPFTNMGRITGAGSLNGRSDKFYQELEMLFELSLSFPVATEAAPKASSIYYISKHRMMSYYPWPSDEQRFREELLNKNQFQLATPAMNPQRSVFWSPAYVEPTAKGLLTTLGVPIYLEDEFIGSINLDMTLSSLAKQIRLYFKMPGTVILLDQQNNILSDSDIDTADISRVYHISQKIPSALHSVPESELFDAHEGIMRNGYYIHSVALQNAPWRLLYLQDENELFKDSWEKLELTFLLVVIALSVLVTIVHWQTRRSFVNPASRLLSHLEGCSQEPRKPPEKITKGWEPWFQLVSRIFEENQQYTRHLAEQNRRLDKLVARRTERLKETTERREREYALLRSLLDSIPEAILFKDKEGKYLGCNKSAERMLGFTESEMIGQDSLSMTTNEQSIRIRAEDERVLSERTPLRYQEKVELAGKPVLLDTLKIPFYNRRGELLGLIAVWRDVTREYESAEQLRLSEERYHLAMDAVEDGLWDWYLDSEQIICNPAYYSMLGYKTNEFPALVSTIDELIHPDDRIRVEEYREQYLADPVGAYEIEFRMRGKNGLYHWVLSRGRVVEFTDDNQPKRMLGTHKDITRHKSNEVALLEAKQDAESANLYKSEFLANMSHEIRTPMNAIIGMLQLASRTSLTAQQADYLDKAGFSAQSLLRIINDILDFSKIEAGKLELERVAFPLDKVLDHALDLNALKAQEKGVELLLYAPVTAGLILEGDPLRLGQVLINMLSNAVKFTQHGEIELGCEDVGERDHRITLKFWVRDTGIGISKEQQESLFDAFAQADGSTTRKYGGTGLGLSISKHLVSMMGGTMQVESELGVGSTFSFTISFEIAEEAEVKKLVVPEVLGELRTLVVDDNPTALQIYSSAMRDFHFDVETAASGAEALYKLGRRSVDLLLLDWMMPEMDGIEVIKELDMMVADGRLDKRPVIIMMTAYASEPLKDDLDDLDIYAMLQKPFKASALFDEIISAFVDKPKLNPALELAKEPAKERDSQVSGLILLVEDNFINQQVATELLKSAGYEVDVAENGQVALTMVDKGDYDAVLMDIQMPVMDGLTATKELRKRYSQQQLPVIAMTAHAMSGDKEKSLAAGMNAHITKPIVLNELFDTLSHWINQSR
- a CDS encoding zinc-dependent metalloprotease gives rise to the protein MKPSTLALAVALAILPTANVIAAPDSSAKLIKTSQLSQGFINLFYEKQSGDLYLEANRLNQPFLLLTSVPHGVGSNDIGLDRGQLGVTRMVQFERHGPYLILKQLNTKYRANTDNFAEQRAVKEAFAESVLWRGKIVEGQRAIVSVKDLVVNDLHGVGDVLQYTKQGDYRLDKERSFILPQGVKSFERNSDIDVLLTFNSAKAGTQLAQVTPDGKYLSIRMRYSFVQLPDDNYQPRAYHPMSGYLSDDYLDYGTAINQDIVKRHLLRHRLEKVTPGDAPSEVVKPIVYYLDPGVPEPIRSALLEGARWWEEAFTNAGFINGFKVELLPEDADPQDIRYNMIQWVHRATRGWSYGSAIADPRTGEIIKGHVTLGSQRVRQDHLIARGLTAGWQDRDAAEEAATSLSLARIRQLAAHEVGHTLGLDHNFAASSNDNASVMDYPHPKATLNGDSIDISSPYDEGIGRWDKFTVAYGYGQYSPEHQSEQLAKLMSDVESEGLRYIGEADSRAQGASHAYASLWDNGQDPVSELDRLGAVREKAIEQFSASALLADQPYGELRDAFVPIYLLTRYQITAAAKFIGGSDYSYRTNDAGREWHYMAPELQKEALDSLLRTLKSSALNIPTNVVDALVPKSGNYGATRESFVGATGVIVDPVGMAEVLSRHTCQQLLSPARLNRVEQGYLADKEQLSVLNLVDRLLGATLYSDIPTGSELGVWMRVNAVVLEQLLSSYHSDDSSPEVKALLADRLNYVLKQLSRKVKRSSAYEAAHFEWLRQGVEQALVDAKVKLISKPLPMPPGSPI
- a CDS encoding efflux RND transporter permease subunit: MNFAEYSITHKVVSWMFALLLLIGGSISFFSLGQLEFPEFTIKQALVITAYPGASPEQVEEEVTLPLEDALQQLDGIKHITSINSAGLSQIEIEIKENYGADELPQVWDEVRRKVYDTKGTLPQGVMEPAVIDDFGDVYGILLNLSGDGYNDRELQNYGDFLRRELVLVKGIKRVSIAGIVSDQVVVEISTQKLNALGLNQDYIYGLITSQNVVSNAGSVKVGDNRIRIHPTGEFDSVEQLSHLVVSSPGDTKLIHLADIANIYKDVEETPDSIYHGGGNKALSIGIAFSSGVNVVDVGQVVNDKIAALDSELPLGMTLTTVYDQSKMVDETINGFLVNLAESIAIVIGVLLIFMGVRSGLLMGLVLLLTILGTFIMMNVLNIELQIISLGALIIALGMLVDNAIVVTEGILIGIKRGQTRLETAKQVISQTQWPLLGATIIAIMAFAPIGLSDNASGEFCISLFLVLLISLFISWITAMTLTPFFCNIMFKDGIPVDDNNESDPYKGWLFNLYRLTLNLAMRFRALTLIVVIIALVGSVIGMGHVKNVFFPSSNTPMFFVDVWMPEGTDIKATEAQLSRIEQDLLSEQAEQDSGLINITTVLGQGAQRFVLPYVPEKGYKAYGQLILEMTDLDSLNKYMRKLERDLSVRYPEAEYRFKYLENGPSPAAKIEARFYGEDPQVLRNLAQQAVDILKAEPTATSVRHNWRNQVTLVRPQLALAQARETGVSKQDLDNALLTNFSGKQIGLYRENSHLLPIIARAPASERFNANSISELQVWSSGNNVFVPISQVVSDFSTEWENPLIMRRDRKRVIAVLAEPVNGTDETADSVFRKIRSQIEALPLPAGYTLEWGGEYETATEAQVSVFSSIPLGYLAMFLITVLLFNSVRQPLVIWFTVPLSLIGVVSGLLLLNAPFSFMALLGLLSLTGMVIKNGIVLVDQINLELSLGKIGYQAVIDSAVSRVRPVLMAAITTMLGMIPLLSDAFFGSMAITIIFGLGFASVLTLIVLPVAYTLLFGISRPANNGRSTQQN